A genomic region of Roseateles amylovorans contains the following coding sequences:
- a CDS encoding ABC transporter permease encodes MSAAHFPIRLAGARTLFYKEVLRFWKVAFQTVGAPVLTAVLYLLIFGHVLEDHVKVYGTVGYTSFLIPGLVMMSVLQNAFANSSSSLIQSKITGNLVFLLLSPLSHWAWFLAYAGASVVRGLMVGLGVFLVTCWFAPPGLAQPLWVLVFAVLGAGMLGSLGLIAGLWAEKFDQMAAFQNFIIMPMTFLSGVFYSVHSLPPFWQGVSHLNPFFYMIDGFRHGFFGVSDVSPWTSLAVVGTAFVLIAGLALELLRRGYKIRG; translated from the coding sequence ATGAGCGCTGCCCACTTCCCCATTCGCCTTGCCGGCGCGCGCACCCTGTTCTACAAGGAAGTGCTGCGCTTCTGGAAGGTCGCCTTCCAGACCGTCGGCGCACCGGTGCTGACGGCGGTGCTCTACCTGCTGATCTTCGGCCACGTGTTGGAGGACCATGTGAAGGTCTACGGCACCGTTGGCTACACCAGCTTCCTGATTCCGGGGCTGGTGATGATGAGCGTGCTGCAGAACGCCTTCGCCAACAGTTCCTCCTCCCTCATCCAAAGCAAGATCACCGGCAACCTGGTGTTCCTGCTGCTCTCTCCGCTGTCGCACTGGGCCTGGTTCCTGGCGTATGCGGGCGCCTCGGTGGTGCGGGGGCTGATGGTGGGACTTGGCGTGTTCCTGGTCACCTGCTGGTTTGCGCCGCCGGGACTCGCACAGCCGCTGTGGGTGCTGGTCTTTGCCGTGCTGGGCGCGGGAATGCTCGGTTCGCTGGGCCTGATCGCTGGCCTGTGGGCTGAGAAGTTCGACCAGATGGCGGCCTTCCAGAACTTCATCATCATGCCGATGACCTTCCTGTCGGGCGTCTTCTATTCGGTGCATTCACTGCCGCCGTTCTGGCAGGGCGTCAGCCACCTGAACCCGTTCTTCTACATGATCGACGGCTTCCGGCACGGCTTCTTCGGCGTCAGCGATGTCTCGCCCTGGACCAGCCTGGCCGTGGTCGGCACCGCCTTCGTCCTCATCGCCGGACTGGCCCTTGAGCTGCTGCGCCGCGGCTACAAGATCCGCGGCTGA